From a region of the Posidoniimonas corsicana genome:
- a CDS encoding vitamin K epoxide reductase family protein, with amino-acid sequence MPLKPELIGKLDAPVARFGYNPSAWSQRIPLVVLAMVAFVIATYMALYQWRLISGVWDPVFGDQTQKVLDSDVSHRMARWFRVPDAALGALAYLGDAIYGLAGSTRRWQYRPWMVILFGIDVIPLGIVSALLVGVQAFVLGDYCFPCIITAIISLILVYFAYDEVWASLSFLWQAWRRTRSPKVLWDAFWGRPSEQLEAIAQTLIGEKGRPAVSPDSIGAGNRAASS; translated from the coding sequence CGGTTCGGGTACAACCCCTCGGCGTGGTCGCAGCGGATCCCGCTGGTCGTGCTTGCGATGGTCGCGTTTGTAATCGCCACCTACATGGCGCTCTACCAGTGGCGGCTGATCAGTGGGGTGTGGGACCCGGTGTTCGGTGATCAGACGCAGAAGGTGCTCGACTCGGACGTGTCGCACCGGATGGCCCGTTGGTTCCGCGTGCCCGACGCGGCCCTCGGCGCCCTGGCCTACCTGGGCGACGCCATCTACGGCCTGGCCGGCTCCACCCGCCGCTGGCAGTACCGGCCGTGGATGGTGATCCTGTTCGGCATCGACGTCATCCCGCTGGGCATCGTCAGTGCACTGCTGGTCGGCGTGCAGGCGTTTGTGCTGGGCGACTACTGCTTCCCCTGCATCATCACGGCCATCATCTCACTGATCCTCGTGTACTTCGCGTACGACGAGGTCTGGGCGTCGCTCTCGTTCTTGTGGCAGGCCTGGCGCCGCACGCGCAGCCCCAAGGTGCTGTGGGACGCGTTCTGGGGCCGGCCGTCGGAACAACTCGAAGCGATCGCCCAGACGCTGATTGGCGAGAAGGGCCGCCCGGCGGTCTCGCCCGATTCGATCGGCGCCGGCAACCGCGCCGCGTCCTCCTAG
- a CDS encoding SPW repeat domain-containing protein — protein MWSRVVEIMLACWLAISPLIFHGAAPPAALWFEHLTAALLVMTFASLSYWPPMRHAHLASVLCGGWLVLHYYLTSSGEGTPIAQNAILTGLMILMFAIIPNRASRPPTAWSRLNEQITGDA, from the coding sequence ATGTGGTCACGTGTCGTCGAAATCATGCTCGCCTGCTGGCTCGCCATCAGCCCACTCATCTTCCACGGCGCCGCCCCGCCGGCCGCGTTGTGGTTCGAGCACCTCACGGCCGCCTTGTTGGTGATGACCTTCGCGTCGCTCTCCTACTGGCCACCCATGCGTCATGCGCATCTAGCCTCGGTCCTGTGCGGCGGTTGGCTGGTGCTGCACTACTACTTAACCTCCTCCGGCGAGGGCACGCCGATCGCGCAGAACGCAATCCTCACCGGGCTGATGATCTTGATGTTCGCGATCATCCCCAACCGAGCCAGCCGCCCCCCGACCGCGTGGTCCCGCCTGAACGAGCAGATCACCGGCGACGCGTAA
- a CDS encoding LOG family protein — translation MPTTTTQRVCVYCGSSPACDPAFLQGARRLGEVLADAGLTAVYGGGGIGSMGELAEGVLSRGGRIVGVMPRFMVDLEWAHTRLEELHLVDDMRVRKHQMLEGSAAAVALPGGCGTFEELMEAITLKRLGIYLSPIVLVNQRGYFDPLIEMLERAAAENFMAQKHLQMWSVVERPDDVPAAIADAPAWSEDARRFANLRDQA, via the coding sequence ATGCCTACCACTACTACTCAGCGTGTGTGCGTGTACTGCGGATCGAGCCCCGCCTGTGATCCGGCCTTTCTGCAGGGCGCTAGGAGGTTAGGCGAGGTTCTGGCCGACGCCGGGCTGACCGCTGTGTACGGCGGCGGAGGGATCGGCTCGATGGGCGAGCTCGCCGAAGGCGTGCTGTCGCGCGGTGGGCGGATTGTCGGCGTGATGCCGCGCTTCATGGTCGACCTGGAGTGGGCCCACACGCGGCTCGAGGAGCTCCACCTGGTGGACGACATGCGGGTCCGCAAGCACCAGATGCTGGAGGGGAGCGCGGCGGCGGTCGCGCTGCCCGGCGGGTGCGGCACGTTTGAGGAGCTGATGGAGGCTATCACTCTCAAGCGGCTGGGCATCTACCTGAGCCCGATTGTGCTGGTGAACCAACGCGGCTACTTCGACCCGCTGATCGAGATGCTCGAGCGGGCGGCGGCCGAAAACTTCATGGCGCAAAAGCACCTGCAGATGTGGAGCGTAGTCGAACGTCCCGACGACGTGCCCGCCGCAATTGCCGACGCCCCCGCGTGGAGCGAGGACGCGCGGCGGTTCGCCAACCTGCGGGATCAGGCGTAG
- a CDS encoding sulfatase-like hydrolase/transferase: MLKKIEISTAVTLMLTAFTATAAAAGKPNFIVIVADDLGYGDLSCYGSDSIRTPRLDRMAEEGVRFTDFHSNGTLCSPTRAALMTGQYQQRSGVNGVINAKSGRKQGMSLASTTLPEVLKKADYRTGLVGKWHLGYALKFNPRNRGFDEFVGWTSGNVDYFSHIDQGGYEDWWRDRQKTPEEGYATNLITDHSVRFLQQNKDHPFFLMVAHGAPHYPYQTPDGKAFRRPGDKRAQVPGQSEAEKQRAYTQMVEHLDRSVGTLIDTVEQLGIDDNTLIVFLSDNGPIPNIGSTGGLRGAKKSVYEGGHRVPGVARWPGKIAPHTVSDELVVGMDLFPTLARLAGIEVSGTDGVDLAPVLFEKRPLASRTVYWKYSRQALRKGEWKLVDDELYNLADDPAETHEVADQPERKRELQKIMSAYNADIDKQVEVTARLLPAANDAAN; encoded by the coding sequence ATGCTAAAGAAAATTGAGATATCTACCGCGGTGACCTTGATGCTGACCGCGTTCACCGCGACGGCCGCCGCAGCGGGCAAGCCGAACTTTATCGTCATTGTGGCGGACGACCTGGGGTATGGCGACCTCTCGTGTTACGGCAGCGATTCCATCCGCACGCCGAGGCTCGACAGGATGGCGGAAGAGGGAGTCCGGTTCACCGACTTCCACTCCAACGGCACGCTGTGCAGCCCCACTCGTGCGGCGCTGATGACCGGCCAGTACCAGCAGCGGTCCGGCGTGAACGGCGTGATCAACGCCAAGTCCGGCCGGAAGCAAGGAATGTCGCTCGCCTCGACAACTCTTCCTGAAGTGCTCAAGAAGGCTGACTACAGAACCGGACTCGTTGGCAAGTGGCACCTGGGGTACGCTTTGAAGTTCAACCCTCGCAACCGCGGCTTCGACGAGTTCGTCGGGTGGACGTCCGGCAACGTTGACTACTTCAGCCACATCGACCAAGGCGGCTACGAGGACTGGTGGCGCGACAGGCAGAAGACGCCCGAGGAGGGGTACGCCACGAATCTGATCACCGATCACAGTGTGCGGTTCCTGCAGCAGAACAAGGATCACCCCTTTTTCCTTATGGTGGCCCACGGTGCGCCCCATTACCCGTACCAAACGCCCGACGGGAAGGCGTTCCGCCGCCCCGGCGACAAGAGGGCACAGGTCCCGGGGCAGTCCGAAGCGGAGAAGCAGCGGGCATACACCCAGATGGTCGAACACCTGGACCGCTCGGTCGGAACACTGATCGATACCGTCGAGCAGCTGGGGATCGACGACAACACGCTGATCGTGTTCCTGTCGGACAACGGTCCGATCCCGAACATCGGCTCCACGGGCGGCCTTCGCGGCGCCAAGAAGTCGGTGTACGAGGGCGGGCACCGCGTGCCGGGCGTTGCCCGGTGGCCGGGCAAGATCGCCCCCCACACCGTTTCTGACGAGCTGGTGGTCGGTATGGACCTGTTCCCCACCCTCGCGCGGCTGGCGGGCATCGAGGTGAGCGGCACGGACGGCGTCGATCTGGCGCCGGTGCTTTTCGAGAAGCGGCCGCTGGCGTCCCGAACGGTGTACTGGAAGTACAGTCGCCAGGCGCTACGCAAGGGAGAATGGAAGCTTGTCGACGACGAGCTGTACAACTTAGCCGACGACCCGGCCGAAACGCACGAGGTTGCCGACCAACCAGAGCGGAAACGCGAGCTGCAGAAGATCATGTCGGCCTACAATGCCGACATCGACAAGCAGGTAGAAGTAACAGCCAGGTTGCTTCCAGCCGCCAATGATGCCGCAAACTAG
- a CDS encoding outer membrane protein assembly factor BamB family protein, producing the protein MLGLTRRRFTQLLTSLPAVRLVVGGRASPAATATGAGAVTDFAFVHLSDTHLDPRPRGQAYNNGGRSVSVLDWFAERAVRPLGADAAPSDGGPLTPEFAIHTGDVFEYSIVDDCWSDWDRAVEGAGLPIYCVPGNHDNTWSSISRYLRERHGGDSYSFDRHGVHFVCLNSAGSLDPLPAIDQRTLRWLRADLESVPVDTPIILSLHHPLSGNSGYASEYDKLRLWDALRRHNLRLMLDGHWHQVDVKTWQNTPRINGGETFRKNPGYATVAVSGGVLTHRYHFHDTAEGGPRDVATLRLPLDAAPVGYRAVLRARTPRKNPDVVRLNAWVEAIGAVNTHADPRVVAFVDDDNASRRPLRKAKKPKPAPNKQPGTHYTATLPTDGLTPGRHFAKVRIAAPGQAVTLDTDLKVAPQGVVNEQAVEFTLPDRSGRYAAAAYQNDAGVKTPLLLTESAGAPATLLFGDTAGTVTALDADSLQPRWRRQTGREILHSLALAGGHVLAGDSDGVLWRLDAGSGEVVSSTDLPAPLFAPPLVIEDHAYLGDANGAVHAINLTSGQPGWKQDVASFAFEAAPTYYAEGDLLIGGAWDGRIYALDRQSGEVAWSAAAPTGQVQTKSRYYSAADGSPVLVGDELWIVDRGYRLGRYAAASGEFLGLVQEKAAGVTPIGGDSTDLCVTHLDDRVSRRAVGGEVLWEQPVETGRCPRGVSVGPGQPGSPSGDPTLCCVSDRGLMTLLSAADGRVLHRYSATPRLFVLAPPTSSPSGRQWWVAGMDGVVTRVQQAVDA; encoded by the coding sequence ATGCTCGGATTGACCCGCCGCCGGTTTACGCAGCTCCTAACCTCGCTCCCTGCGGTGAGGCTCGTTGTTGGCGGCAGAGCCTCGCCGGCCGCCACCGCTACCGGCGCCGGCGCGGTGACCGACTTCGCGTTCGTCCACCTGTCGGACACGCACCTCGACCCGCGGCCACGCGGCCAAGCCTACAACAACGGTGGACGCAGCGTGTCCGTGCTCGATTGGTTCGCCGAACGCGCGGTGCGGCCGCTGGGCGCGGACGCCGCCCCCTCCGACGGCGGGCCGCTGACGCCGGAGTTCGCCATCCACACGGGCGATGTGTTCGAGTACAGCATTGTGGACGACTGCTGGTCCGACTGGGACCGCGCGGTCGAAGGCGCCGGGCTGCCGATCTACTGCGTGCCCGGCAACCATGACAACACCTGGTCGTCTATCAGCCGCTACCTGCGGGAGCGGCACGGCGGCGACTCGTACAGCTTCGACCGGCACGGCGTGCACTTCGTCTGCCTGAACTCGGCCGGCTCGCTCGACCCGCTCCCCGCGATCGACCAGCGCACCCTGCGGTGGCTGCGGGCGGACCTGGAGTCGGTGCCTGTCGACACGCCCATCATCCTGTCGCTGCACCACCCGCTGAGCGGCAACTCCGGTTACGCCAGCGAGTACGACAAGCTGCGTCTGTGGGATGCGCTGCGGCGGCACAACCTGCGGCTGATGCTCGACGGCCACTGGCACCAGGTGGACGTCAAGACCTGGCAGAACACGCCCCGTATCAACGGAGGGGAGACGTTCCGCAAGAACCCAGGCTACGCGACCGTGGCCGTGTCCGGCGGCGTGCTGACGCACCGCTACCACTTCCACGACACGGCCGAGGGCGGCCCGCGCGACGTCGCGACGCTCCGCCTGCCGCTAGACGCGGCGCCCGTCGGCTACCGCGCCGTACTGCGGGCCCGCACGCCGCGGAAGAACCCGGACGTGGTGCGGCTCAACGCCTGGGTCGAGGCGATCGGCGCCGTGAACACGCACGCCGACCCGCGGGTGGTTGCGTTCGTGGACGATGACAACGCCAGCCGCCGACCGCTGCGCAAGGCAAAGAAGCCGAAGCCCGCGCCCAACAAGCAGCCCGGAACGCACTACACCGCGACGCTCCCGACCGACGGCCTCACACCGGGCCGGCACTTCGCCAAGGTCCGCATCGCCGCGCCCGGCCAGGCGGTCACGCTCGACACCGACCTGAAAGTCGCCCCGCAGGGTGTGGTGAACGAGCAGGCAGTTGAGTTCACGCTGCCCGACCGCTCCGGCCGGTACGCCGCGGCCGCTTATCAGAACGACGCCGGCGTCAAGACGCCGCTGTTGCTGACCGAGTCCGCCGGCGCGCCCGCCACTCTCCTGTTCGGCGACACCGCCGGCACGGTGACCGCGCTCGATGCCGACTCGCTGCAACCCAGATGGCGCCGGCAAACAGGGCGTGAGATCCTGCACTCGTTGGCGTTGGCAGGCGGTCATGTCCTGGCCGGCGACTCCGACGGGGTGCTGTGGAGGCTCGACGCCGGATCGGGCGAGGTGGTGAGCAGTACCGATCTGCCTGCGCCGCTGTTCGCGCCGCCGCTGGTGATTGAGGACCACGCCTACCTCGGCGACGCCAACGGCGCGGTGCACGCCATCAACCTAACCAGCGGCCAACCCGGCTGGAAGCAGGACGTGGCCAGCTTCGCCTTTGAGGCCGCGCCCACGTACTACGCCGAAGGCGACCTGCTGATTGGCGGAGCGTGGGACGGCCGGATCTACGCACTCGACCGCCAGTCGGGCGAGGTCGCTTGGTCGGCCGCGGCGCCGACCGGTCAGGTGCAGACCAAGAGCCGCTACTACTCCGCCGCCGACGGCTCGCCCGTGCTGGTTGGTGATGAGCTGTGGATTGTGGACCGCGGCTACCGCCTGGGGCGGTACGCCGCGGCGAGCGGTGAGTTCCTGGGACTCGTTCAGGAGAAGGCGGCCGGCGTGACGCCGATCGGCGGCGACTCGACCGACCTCTGCGTCACGCACTTGGATGACCGCGTGTCACGGCGCGCGGTGGGCGGCGAGGTGCTGTGGGAACAGCCGGTCGAAACGGGCCGCTGCCCGCGGGGCGTGTCGGTAGGGCCGGGCCAACCAGGGAGCCCCTCGGGCGACCCGACGCTGTGCTGCGTGTCGGACCGTGGGCTCATGACGCTGCTCTCCGCGGCCGACGGCCGGGTGCTGCACCGCTACTCGGCGACGCCGCGGCTGTTTGTGCTCGCGCCGCCGACCTCGTCGCCGAGCGGGCGGCAGTGGTGGGTTGCGGGGATGGACGGCGTGGTCACGCGGGTTCAGCAGGCCGTCGACGCGTGA
- a CDS encoding DUF5722 domain-containing protein, with product MVIGSLLPAGHAAAEGTPLTLNLNSANQLEVRRVDAETYEFTTRGEDPYIYLRPFDPSAAPPDQTVLAFEYFSPAGVDGLSVFYGQAPNAHREVAAGSLPLAEGWLPHSLDLASLSAGEWGRDQNQLRLDFGRRPGVTLQVRGLHLRAPNAEELRSQEEREAERRRKLDREHVINAFYAFDGINNLLSFGRRDRIERVAVDEEQVVVEGVRSVLHDDDVLLELGPHISLADHMRLTHGSAVLEQHAGVRAHALPAKEGRFDVRLPRVDKTNDRTTARWVIARPLEGGGWRLCSHWKYATDLSAAAAHDLPKQTPRGIKGMGGVSPHLPLEELLELGVCNVTLNITLSGLLDTEPHPGWTSFEHGGITWHVNEPALERYDKVTRFAAGNSIVVSGILLVEFADSGFARLLIHPEADRAGHFAMPNLTTAEGAAAYEAAIACLAQRYAAPGAPHGRIANWIVHNEVGYSWQWTNMGRQPPMLYMDHYLRSMRLVHDVTRRHDPHSRVFISLTHHWDTPPDPSWKSYSNLALLNRLAESSRVEGDFAWGVAYHPYPQDLRNPAAWDDTQVSDGFDTTLITPKNIAVLDRWMQQESMLDSNGDVRGVLLSEQGFNTPDYSQRSQRLQAAAFVYMWRQMRGLRSIEAFHNHRWVDAAGEGGLLLGLRELPSDGRPFGDKKLAWETYRALDTPDEAAAARLADGVIGSE from the coding sequence ATGGTAATCGGTAGCCTTCTGCCGGCGGGGCACGCGGCGGCCGAGGGCACGCCGTTGACGCTCAATCTCAACTCCGCCAACCAGCTGGAGGTCCGCCGGGTCGACGCCGAGACCTACGAGTTCACCACACGGGGCGAGGACCCGTACATCTACCTCCGGCCGTTCGACCCTAGCGCGGCTCCGCCGGACCAGACGGTGCTGGCGTTCGAGTACTTCTCGCCAGCGGGCGTTGACGGGCTCAGTGTGTTCTACGGCCAGGCGCCGAACGCCCACCGTGAGGTGGCCGCCGGCAGCCTGCCGCTGGCCGAGGGGTGGCTGCCCCACAGTCTGGACCTGGCGTCGCTGTCGGCGGGCGAGTGGGGACGCGACCAGAACCAGCTCCGACTGGACTTCGGCCGCCGGCCGGGCGTCACGCTGCAGGTTCGCGGGCTCCACCTCCGCGCGCCGAACGCGGAGGAGCTCCGGTCACAAGAAGAACGGGAGGCCGAGCGGCGCCGAAAGCTGGACCGCGAGCACGTCATCAACGCGTTTTACGCCTTCGATGGGATCAATAACCTGCTCTCGTTCGGTCGGAGAGATCGGATTGAGCGGGTCGCGGTCGACGAAGAGCAGGTCGTCGTTGAAGGTGTTCGATCGGTATTGCACGATGATGACGTGCTGCTAGAGCTTGGTCCTCACATCTCCCTAGCGGACCATATGCGGTTGACGCACGGCAGCGCGGTGCTGGAGCAGCACGCGGGCGTTCGCGCGCACGCGCTGCCGGCGAAGGAGGGCCGGTTTGACGTGCGGTTGCCACGGGTCGACAAAACCAACGACCGCACCACCGCCCGCTGGGTGATCGCCCGGCCGCTTGAGGGCGGCGGTTGGCGGCTCTGCTCACACTGGAAGTACGCAACCGACCTGTCGGCGGCCGCCGCGCACGACCTGCCTAAGCAGACCCCCCGCGGGATCAAGGGCATGGGCGGCGTCAGTCCGCACCTGCCGCTCGAGGAGCTGCTCGAGTTGGGCGTCTGCAACGTGACGCTTAACATCACGCTGAGCGGGTTGCTCGACACCGAGCCGCACCCCGGCTGGACGAGCTTCGAACACGGCGGGATCACGTGGCACGTCAACGAGCCGGCGCTCGAGCGGTACGACAAGGTCACGCGCTTCGCGGCGGGCAACAGTATTGTGGTCAGTGGGATCCTGCTGGTCGAGTTTGCTGACAGCGGGTTCGCCCGGTTGCTCATCCACCCGGAGGCGGACCGCGCGGGCCACTTCGCGATGCCCAATCTGACGACCGCCGAGGGCGCCGCCGCGTACGAGGCCGCCATCGCCTGCCTGGCTCAACGCTACGCGGCGCCCGGCGCGCCGCACGGCCGCATCGCCAACTGGATCGTCCACAACGAGGTGGGCTACAGCTGGCAGTGGACCAACATGGGCCGCCAGCCGCCGATGCTGTACATGGACCACTACCTCCGCTCCATGCGGCTTGTGCACGACGTCACCCGTCGGCACGACCCGCACTCACGCGTGTTCATCTCGCTAACGCACCACTGGGACACGCCGCCCGACCCGAGCTGGAAGAGCTACTCGAACCTCGCGCTGCTCAACCGCCTTGCCGAGTCGAGCCGCGTCGAGGGCGACTTCGCGTGGGGCGTGGCGTACCACCCGTACCCGCAGGACCTCCGCAACCCGGCCGCATGGGACGACACGCAGGTGTCGGACGGCTTCGACACGACGCTGATTACGCCAAAGAACATCGCCGTCCTTGACCGCTGGATGCAGCAAGAGTCGATGCTTGACTCCAACGGCGACGTGCGCGGCGTGCTGCTGTCGGAGCAGGGATTCAACACGCCGGACTACTCCCAGCGCAGCCAGCGGCTGCAGGCGGCCGCGTTTGTGTACATGTGGCGGCAGATGCGCGGCCTCCGCAGCATCGAAGCGTTCCACAACCACCGCTGGGTCGACGCGGCCGGCGAGGGCGGGCTGCTGCTCGGTCTGCGGGAGCTGCCCTCGGACGGCCGCCCGTTTGGCGACAAGAAGCTCGCGTGGGAAACCTACCGGGCGCTCGACACGCCCGACGAGGCGGCCGCCGCCCGGCTTGCCGACGGCGTGATCGGCTCTGAATGA
- the truA gene encoding tRNA pseudouridine(38-40) synthase TruA encodes MPRVKLTIAYDGAAYAGWQVQPARRTVQGEVERAWREITGEEVRLTASGRTDAGVHALGQVAGVETSSPLPPERLLRGLNAKLPDDIVIVGAEPAPANFHATHDAVRKTYRYQIHNSRIRPLMDRGYVWHYPPAVLDAAAMQAGGDRLVGRHDFVSFETAGSDRATTVRTITRLDVTQRGERIDITVTGDGFLYNMVRAIAGTLVEVGRGAKPPEWVAEVIAARSRKAAGPNAPPQGLVLVSVEY; translated from the coding sequence ATGCCGCGCGTCAAACTCACCATCGCCTACGACGGCGCCGCCTACGCGGGCTGGCAGGTCCAGCCCGCGCGGCGGACCGTGCAGGGCGAGGTCGAGCGCGCCTGGCGAGAGATCACCGGCGAGGAGGTCCGCCTGACGGCCAGCGGCCGCACCGACGCCGGCGTGCACGCGCTGGGTCAGGTGGCCGGCGTAGAGACCAGCTCCCCGCTGCCTCCGGAGCGGCTGCTCCGCGGGCTCAACGCGAAGCTGCCCGACGACATTGTGATCGTTGGCGCCGAGCCGGCGCCCGCCAACTTCCACGCCACGCACGACGCGGTCCGCAAGACCTACCGCTACCAGATCCACAACAGCCGCATCCGCCCGCTGATGGACCGCGGCTATGTGTGGCACTACCCGCCGGCGGTGCTCGACGCGGCCGCGATGCAGGCGGGCGGCGACCGCCTGGTGGGCCGGCACGACTTCGTCAGCTTTGAGACCGCCGGCTCCGACCGCGCCACCACGGTGCGCACCATCACCCGACTGGACGTCACGCAGCGGGGCGAGCGGATCGACATCACCGTCACCGGCGACGGCTTCCTCTACAACATGGTCCGCGCGATCGCCGGCACGCTGGTCGAGGTCGGCCGCGGCGCCAAGCCGCCCGAGTGGGTCGCCGAAGTGATCGCCGCACGCAGCCGCAAGGCGGCCGGCCCTAACGCGCCGCCGCAGGGCCTGGTGCTGGTGAGCGTGGAGTACTGA
- a CDS encoding aspartate-semialdehyde dehydrogenase, translating into MFETIAIVGATGAVGTLIRQMLAERDFPYQRIKFLASARSAGTTVEFKGEKHPVEELLPDAFNDIDLAIGSTPDEVAAEFCPWAVERNCVVVDESGYWRMDPKVPLVVPEINPEAALAHQGIISSPNCSTTQMVLAMKPLHDAGKIRRVIVSTYQATSGAGVAGQRDLERGSRAFLDAEDYEYETFAHPIAFNLIPQIGSHKHEGYTSEEMKMVYETQKIFGDDSIKVCPTCVRVPVSNCHSESILVETEKKITVDQARELFAATPGIKVVDDLPSGSYPMPKDCAGDDATFIGRIREDLSCDNGLAFWCVSDNLRKGAATNAVQIAELMVKNAAAV; encoded by the coding sequence GTGTTCGAGACCATCGCCATCGTTGGCGCCACCGGCGCCGTGGGCACCCTGATCCGCCAGATGCTTGCTGAACGGGACTTCCCGTACCAGCGCATCAAGTTCCTGGCCTCGGCCCGGAGCGCCGGCACGACGGTCGAGTTCAAGGGCGAGAAGCACCCGGTCGAGGAGCTGCTGCCGGACGCGTTCAACGACATCGACCTGGCGATCGGCAGCACCCCGGACGAGGTCGCGGCCGAGTTCTGCCCGTGGGCCGTTGAACGCAACTGCGTGGTGGTCGACGAGTCGGGCTACTGGCGGATGGACCCGAAGGTGCCGCTGGTGGTCCCCGAGATCAACCCCGAGGCCGCGCTCGCGCACCAGGGGATCATCTCCAGCCCCAACTGCAGCACCACGCAGATGGTGCTCGCCATGAAGCCGCTGCACGACGCCGGCAAGATCCGCCGCGTGATCGTCAGCACCTACCAGGCGACCAGCGGCGCGGGCGTGGCCGGTCAGCGCGACCTGGAACGCGGCTCCCGCGCGTTCCTCGACGCCGAGGACTACGAGTACGAGACCTTCGCCCACCCGATCGCGTTCAACCTGATCCCGCAGATCGGATCGCACAAGCACGAGGGCTACACCTCCGAAGAGATGAAGATGGTCTACGAGACCCAGAAGATCTTCGGCGACGACTCGATCAAGGTCTGCCCGACCTGCGTCCGCGTGCCGGTGAGCAACTGCCACAGCGAGAGCATCCTGGTCGAGACCGAGAAGAAGATCACGGTCGACCAGGCCCGCGAGCTGTTCGCCGCCACGCCGGGCATCAAGGTGGTCGACGACCTGCCCAGCGGCAGCTACCCGATGCCCAAGGACTGCGCCGGCGACGACGCCACGTTCATCGGCCGCATCCGCGAGGACCTGTCCTGCGACAACGGCCTGGCGTTCTGGTGCGTCAGCGACAACCTCCGCAAGGGCGCCGCGACCAACGCCGTGCAGATCGCGGAGCTGATGGTGAAGAACGCCGCGGCCGTGTAG
- a CDS encoding HTTM domain-containing protein, with protein sequence MNLINRTSQYVRDLWREWNDFWFTPTDPALVSLLRVLVGAMLFYTHLVWSNGLYDFFHPTLGWTGELLPATQRFRMGFSFFDYIGSDALRWAVHIACLIVFFCLTIGLFSRTMAVLAWVAALSYANRVTPGGFYGLEKANCMMIAYVMLSPCGARYSVDRLWKLHRGAIAEAAPSVMANVSTRLIQLHLCVIYLFGGLGKAQGDRWWDGTAVWFSVANYEYRSLDMTWLSQKIPLGPWSFDLLYLVDLLTTGTVFLEIFYCCLVWNRWARPWVVGSMIAMHLLIGAAMGMWTFALIMIFANLAFFRPESIRWACDPLARRIKLALVGDKSPAAQPTA encoded by the coding sequence ATGAACCTGATCAACCGAACCTCCCAGTACGTGCGCGACCTGTGGCGCGAGTGGAACGACTTCTGGTTCACGCCAACCGACCCGGCGCTGGTCTCGCTGCTGCGGGTTCTTGTGGGCGCAATGCTGTTCTACACGCACCTGGTGTGGTCCAACGGCCTGTACGACTTCTTCCACCCCACGCTGGGCTGGACGGGCGAGCTGCTGCCCGCCACGCAGCGGTTCCGCATGGGGTTCAGCTTCTTCGACTACATTGGCTCGGACGCACTGCGGTGGGCGGTGCACATCGCCTGCCTCATCGTGTTCTTCTGCCTGACGATTGGCCTGTTCAGCCGCACAATGGCGGTGCTGGCCTGGGTGGCTGCGCTGAGCTACGCCAACCGGGTCACCCCGGGCGGGTTCTACGGCCTGGAGAAGGCCAACTGCATGATGATCGCCTACGTGATGCTCAGCCCGTGCGGCGCGCGGTACTCGGTGGACCGGCTGTGGAAGCTGCACCGGGGCGCGATCGCCGAGGCCGCGCCCAGCGTGATGGCCAACGTGTCGACGCGCCTTATCCAGCTGCACCTGTGCGTGATCTACCTGTTCGGCGGCCTCGGCAAGGCCCAGGGCGACCGGTGGTGGGACGGCACCGCAGTGTGGTTCTCGGTGGCGAACTACGAGTACCGCTCGCTCGACATGACCTGGCTGTCGCAGAAGATCCCGCTCGGGCCGTGGTCGTTCGACCTGCTCTACCTGGTTGACCTGCTGACCACCGGCACGGTGTTCCTCGAGATCTTCTACTGCTGCCTGGTCTGGAACCGCTGGGCCCGCCCGTGGGTGGTGGGGTCGATGATCGCGATGCACCTGCTCATCGGCGCGGCGATGGGGATGTGGACCTTCGCGCTGATCATGATCTTCGCCAACCTGGCCTTCTTCCGCCCCGAAAGCATCCGCTGGGCGTGCGACCCGCTGGCCCGGCGGATCAAGCTGGCCCTGGTGGGCGACAAGTCGCCCGCCGCCCAGCCCACGGCCTAG